A single Brevundimonas sp. SL130 DNA region contains:
- the ruvB gene encoding Holliday junction branch migration DNA helicase RuvB — protein MTRIISPEAETGEAFDRALRPQTLSEFVGQSQAKGNLKVFIDAARGRAEALDHVLLFGPPGLGKTTLAQIVARELGVGFRATSGPILAKAGDLAAILTNLEPRDVLFIDEIHRLSPNVEEILYPAMEDHVLDLIIGEGPSARSVRIDLAPFTLVGATTRAGLLATPLRDRFGIPLRLEFYTADELTAVVRGTARKMGAAIDEGGAREIASRARGTPRIAGRLLRRVRDFASADGAETISKLVAAKALARLEVDEAGLDSLDRRFLKALIENYGGGPVGMDTLAAAIAEARDAVEDVIEPYLLQQGFIMRTPRGRMACAKAYAHLGLSAPPPPAAGPVPGDLFE, from the coding sequence ATGACCCGTATCATCTCCCCTGAGGCCGAAACGGGCGAAGCCTTCGACCGCGCCCTGCGGCCCCAGACCTTGTCCGAATTCGTCGGCCAGTCGCAGGCCAAGGGCAATCTGAAGGTCTTTATCGACGCTGCGCGCGGCCGGGCCGAGGCGCTGGACCATGTGCTGCTGTTCGGGCCGCCGGGACTGGGCAAGACCACCCTGGCCCAGATCGTGGCGCGCGAACTGGGGGTCGGGTTCCGAGCGACGTCGGGCCCCATCCTGGCCAAGGCGGGCGACTTGGCGGCGATCCTGACCAATCTGGAGCCGCGCGATGTGCTGTTCATCGACGAGATCCACCGGCTGAGCCCCAATGTCGAGGAGATCCTGTATCCGGCCATGGAGGACCATGTGCTGGACCTGATCATCGGCGAGGGACCGTCGGCGCGGTCGGTGCGGATCGATCTGGCGCCCTTCACCCTGGTCGGGGCGACGACGCGGGCGGGTCTGTTGGCCACGCCGCTGCGGGACCGGTTCGGCATTCCGCTGAGGCTGGAGTTCTATACCGCCGACGAACTGACGGCGGTGGTGCGCGGCACGGCGCGCAAGATGGGCGCGGCCATAGACGAGGGCGGCGCGCGCGAGATCGCGTCGCGGGCGCGCGGCACGCCCCGGATCGCCGGACGGCTGTTGCGGCGGGTGCGGGACTTCGCCTCGGCGGACGGCGCTGAGACCATTTCGAAACTGGTCGCGGCCAAGGCTCTGGCGCGGCTGGAGGTGGACGAGGCCGGGCTGGACAGTCTGGACCGGCGCTTCCTGAAGGCCCTGATCGAGAACTACGGCGGCGGGCCGGTGGGGATGGACACATTGGCGGCGGCGATCGCCGAGGCGCGCGACGCGGTCGAGGACGTGATCGAACCCTATCTGCTGCAACAGGGCTTCATCATGCGCACCCCCCGCGGTCGCATGGCCTGCGCCAAGGCCTATGCACACCTGGGCCTGAGCGCGCCGCCCCCGCCCGCCGCCGGTCCCGTCCCGGGCGACTTGTTCGAATGA
- a CDS encoding BrnT family toxin, producing the protein MKIAFDPGKDASNREKHGVSLARAGDIDLRTAYVLADDRQDYGEPRWRAYGMLDGRLHMLAFTFRDGILRAISLRRANAKETRRYG; encoded by the coding sequence ATGAAGATCGCGTTCGATCCGGGCAAGGACGCGAGCAATCGGGAGAAGCATGGGGTGTCCCTGGCCCGCGCCGGCGACATCGATCTCCGCACTGCCTATGTCCTTGCGGACGACCGTCAGGATTACGGCGAGCCACGATGGCGGGCCTATGGTATGCTGGACGGGCGGCTGCACATGCTGGCTTTCACCTTCCGGGACGGAATATTGAGGGCCATCAGTCTGCGGCGAGCAAACGCCAAGGAGACCAGACGCTATGGCTGA
- the ruvA gene encoding Holliday junction branch migration protein RuvA: MIGRLRGVLAEVGEADCLIDCAGVGYVVSCGARTLGRLPAPGDEATVHVHSQWSEDAGPRLYGFLTRDERRAFTTLLAIQGVGPKAALAVLDVLPPGELAGAVAREDKAAVARANGVGPKLALRIVTELKGKPLGDVSFAPTAPGVHVEIAPPPPSLTGEAVSALLGLGVAEVNARRAVDQALIRLGEEAELPAVIRAALQELGR; this comes from the coding sequence GTGATCGGGCGATTGAGAGGCGTGCTGGCCGAGGTGGGGGAGGCGGACTGCCTGATCGACTGCGCCGGGGTCGGCTATGTGGTGTCGTGCGGGGCGCGGACCCTGGGGCGGCTGCCGGCGCCGGGCGATGAGGCCACGGTCCATGTCCATTCGCAGTGGAGCGAGGACGCGGGGCCGCGCCTGTACGGATTTCTGACGCGGGACGAGCGGCGCGCCTTCACCACCCTGTTGGCCATTCAGGGCGTAGGGCCCAAGGCGGCGCTGGCGGTGCTGGACGTGCTGCCGCCCGGCGAACTGGCGGGCGCCGTGGCGCGCGAGGACAAGGCGGCGGTGGCGCGGGCCAATGGGGTGGGGCCGAAACTGGCGCTGCGGATCGTCACCGAACTGAAGGGCAAGCCGCTGGGGGACGTCAGTTTCGCGCCCACGGCGCCGGGCGTCCATGTCGAGATCGCGCCGCCGCCCCCGTCCCTGACGGGCGAGGCGGTGTCGGCCCTGCTGGGCCTGGGCGTGGCTGAGGTCAATGCGCGTCGGGCGGTGGATCAGGCCCTGATCCGGCTGGGCGAAGAGGCCGAACTGCCGGCGGTCATCCGCGCGGCCCTGCAGGAGTTGGGGCGGTGA
- the ruvC gene encoding crossover junction endodeoxyribonuclease RuvC, whose product MANEPVRIIGLDPGLRRTGWGVIVSDGARLRWVAHGVVAPPEAAPFSERLLFLFDALGTICADHGCEEAAVEEVFVNVNPSSTLKLGHARAAVMLAPAKLGLSVAEYSPNLIKKAVVGAGHADKSQIAFMIKRLLPTAGDVKADAADALAVAVTHAQLRKRSLLEAMHRGAA is encoded by the coding sequence ATGGCGAACGAACCTGTCAGAATCATCGGGCTGGACCCGGGCCTGAGGCGCACCGGCTGGGGGGTGATCGTCTCGGACGGCGCGCGCCTGAGATGGGTTGCGCACGGGGTGGTGGCCCCGCCTGAGGCGGCGCCCTTTTCCGAACGCCTGCTGTTTCTGTTCGACGCCCTGGGCACGATCTGCGCCGACCACGGCTGCGAGGAGGCGGCTGTGGAAGAGGTGTTCGTCAATGTGAACCCGTCCTCGACCCTGAAACTGGGTCATGCCCGCGCGGCGGTCATGCTGGCCCCGGCCAAGCTGGGGCTGTCGGTCGCGGAATATTCGCCCAATCTGATCAAGAAGGCCGTGGTCGGGGCGGGCCATGCGGACAAGAGCCAGATCGCCTTCATGATCAAGCGCCTGCTGCCGACGGCCGGCGACGTGAAGGCGGACGCCGCCGACGCCCTGGCCGTGGCGGTCACCCATGCGCAACTGAGGAAACGGTCCTTGTTGGAAGCCATGCACCGAGGCGCGGCGTGA
- a CDS encoding BrnA antitoxin family protein, whose product MADPKLSLDPSDPEDVEIDDQDNPEWTEEDFAKAQPLREALPDLYAQIVAEREVGLKLPAATIRAFAEEGEDWRERMADALTEAARKKQAA is encoded by the coding sequence ATGGCTGATCCCAAACTCAGCCTTGATCCGAGCGACCCCGAAGATGTCGAGATCGACGATCAGGACAATCCGGAGTGGACCGAAGAGGATTTCGCCAAGGCGCAGCCTCTGCGGGAAGCCCTGCCCGATCTCTATGCCCAGATTGTCGCTGAGCGCGAGGTCGGGTTGAAGCTGCCCGCCGCCACTATTCGCGCCTTCGCCGAAGAGGGCGAAGACTGGCGCGAGCGGATGGCCGATGCGCTGACAGAAGCGGCGCGCAAGAAGCAGGCCGCCTGA